A stretch of the Scylla paramamosain isolate STU-SP2022 unplaced genomic scaffold, ASM3559412v1 Contig15, whole genome shotgun sequence genome encodes the following:
- the LOC135097218 gene encoding uncharacterized protein LOC135097218 isoform X1 yields the protein MPRQCSADSKAPQVYSIVVCVDGVCVPDSSHSVLYRWARSPTIETVALLWSLPGSLLDLHGSFHNSKHCKLDHTDLVSSEAKSGNVFTKAFVGGVPCDIVDDNLELCDTLTREKVTCRSKAKLVGPMNVTVCVTGRGASEVTKIGRPSLADLLGGFQDPSLAFKTLNHTRVFLQQLTRI from the exons ATGCCTAG GCAGTGCAGTGCAGACTCCAAGGCTCCCCAAGTATACagcattgttgtgtgtgtggatggggtgTGTGTGCCAGACTCCTCACACTCTGTATTG TATCGCTGGGCAAGGTCACCTACTATTGAGACAGTAGCTCTTCTTTGGTCATTGCCAGGCTCTCTTTTGGATCTTCATGGCAGTTTCCACAACAGCAAACACTGCAAGCTTGACCACACTGATCTTGTCTCCAGTGAAGCTAAGAGTGGGAATGTTTTTACcaa GGCCTTTGTTGGAGGCGTCCCCTGTGATATAGTGGATGACAACCTGGAGCTCTGTGACACACTGACAAGGGAGAAGGTTACTTGTCGCTCCAAGGCTAAGCTGGTCGGCCCCATGAATGTCACTGTCTGCGTTACCGGAAGAGGCGCGTCTGAAGTGACCAAGATAGGAAG GCCATCACTAGCAGACCTCTTGGGTGGTTTCCAAGACCCCAGCTTggccttcaagacacttaaccatACCAGGGTCTTCCTCCAGCAGCTCACCAGAATATAA
- the LOC135097218 gene encoding fibrocystin-L-like isoform X3 has protein sequence MPRQCSADSKAPQVYSIVVCVDGVCVPDSSHSVLYRWARSPTIETVALLWSLPGSLLDLHGSFHNSKHCKLDHTDLVSSEAKSGNVFTKAFVGGVPCDIVDDNLELCDTLTREKVTCRSKAKLVGPMNVTVCVTGRGASEVTKIGRYLDSQDRLYQFLTYAGHH, from the exons ATGCCTAG GCAGTGCAGTGCAGACTCCAAGGCTCCCCAAGTATACagcattgttgtgtgtgtggatggggtgTGTGTGCCAGACTCCTCACACTCTGTATTG TATCGCTGGGCAAGGTCACCTACTATTGAGACAGTAGCTCTTCTTTGGTCATTGCCAGGCTCTCTTTTGGATCTTCATGGCAGTTTCCACAACAGCAAACACTGCAAGCTTGACCACACTGATCTTGTCTCCAGTGAAGCTAAGAGTGGGAATGTTTTTACcaa GGCCTTTGTTGGAGGCGTCCCCTGTGATATAGTGGATGACAACCTGGAGCTCTGTGACACACTGACAAGGGAGAAGGTTACTTGTCGCTCCAAGGCTAAGCTGGTCGGCCCCATGAATGTCACTGTCTGCGTTACCGGAAGAGGCGCGTCTGAAGTGACCAAGATAGGAAGGTACTTGGACTCCCAGGACAGGCTGTACCAGTTCCTCACATATGCTG GCCATCACTAG
- the LOC135097218 gene encoding fibrocystin-L-like isoform X2: MPRQCSADSKAPQVYSIVVCVDGVCVPDSSHSVLYRWARSPTIETVALLWSLPGSLLDLHGSFHNSKHCKLDHTDLVSSEAKSGNVFTKAFVGGVPCDIVDDNLELCDTLTREKVTCRSKAKLVGPMNVTVCVTGRGASEVTKIGRYLDSQDRLYQFLTYAVVWRCVLPQGIMASY, encoded by the exons ATGCCTAG GCAGTGCAGTGCAGACTCCAAGGCTCCCCAAGTATACagcattgttgtgtgtgtggatggggtgTGTGTGCCAGACTCCTCACACTCTGTATTG TATCGCTGGGCAAGGTCACCTACTATTGAGACAGTAGCTCTTCTTTGGTCATTGCCAGGCTCTCTTTTGGATCTTCATGGCAGTTTCCACAACAGCAAACACTGCAAGCTTGACCACACTGATCTTGTCTCCAGTGAAGCTAAGAGTGGGAATGTTTTTACcaa GGCCTTTGTTGGAGGCGTCCCCTGTGATATAGTGGATGACAACCTGGAGCTCTGTGACACACTGACAAGGGAGAAGGTTACTTGTCGCTCCAAGGCTAAGCTGGTCGGCCCCATGAATGTCACTGTCTGCGTTACCGGAAGAGGCGCGTCTGAAGTGACCAAGATAGGAAGGTACTTGGACTCCCAGGACAGGCTGTACCAGTTCCTCACATATGCTG TTGTATGGaggtgtgtcttacctcaaggaataaTGGCATCATACTAA
- the LOC135097218 gene encoding uncharacterized protein LOC135097218 isoform X5 has protein sequence MPRQCSADSKAPQVYSIVVCVDGVCVPDSSHSVLYRWARSPTIETVALLWSLPGSLLDLHGSFHNSKHCKLDHTDLVSSEAKSGNVFTKAFVGGVPCDIVDDNLELCDTLTREKVTCRSKAKLVGPMNVTVCVTGRGASEVTKIGSDVLSWAGI, from the exons ATGCCTAG GCAGTGCAGTGCAGACTCCAAGGCTCCCCAAGTATACagcattgttgtgtgtgtggatggggtgTGTGTGCCAGACTCCTCACACTCTGTATTG TATCGCTGGGCAAGGTCACCTACTATTGAGACAGTAGCTCTTCTTTGGTCATTGCCAGGCTCTCTTTTGGATCTTCATGGCAGTTTCCACAACAGCAAACACTGCAAGCTTGACCACACTGATCTTGTCTCCAGTGAAGCTAAGAGTGGGAATGTTTTTACcaa GGCCTTTGTTGGAGGCGTCCCCTGTGATATAGTGGATGACAACCTGGAGCTCTGTGACACACTGACAAGGGAGAAGGTTACTTGTCGCTCCAAGGCTAAGCTGGTCGGCCCCATGAATGTCACTGTCTGCGTTACCGGAAGAGGCGCGTCTGAAGTGACCAAGATAGGAAG tgaTGTGCTGAGTTGGGCAGGAATATGA
- the LOC135097218 gene encoding fibrocystin-L-like isoform X4: MPRQCSADSKAPQVYSIVVCVDGVCVPDSSHSVLYRWARSPTIETVALLWSLPGSLLDLHGSFHNSKHCKLDHTDLVSSEAKSGNVFTKAFVGGVPCDIVDDNLELCDTLTREKVTCRSKAKLVGPMNVTVCVTGRGASEVTKIGRYLDSQDRLYQFLTYAVMC; encoded by the exons ATGCCTAG GCAGTGCAGTGCAGACTCCAAGGCTCCCCAAGTATACagcattgttgtgtgtgtggatggggtgTGTGTGCCAGACTCCTCACACTCTGTATTG TATCGCTGGGCAAGGTCACCTACTATTGAGACAGTAGCTCTTCTTTGGTCATTGCCAGGCTCTCTTTTGGATCTTCATGGCAGTTTCCACAACAGCAAACACTGCAAGCTTGACCACACTGATCTTGTCTCCAGTGAAGCTAAGAGTGGGAATGTTTTTACcaa GGCCTTTGTTGGAGGCGTCCCCTGTGATATAGTGGATGACAACCTGGAGCTCTGTGACACACTGACAAGGGAGAAGGTTACTTGTCGCTCCAAGGCTAAGCTGGTCGGCCCCATGAATGTCACTGTCTGCGTTACCGGAAGAGGCGCGTCTGAAGTGACCAAGATAGGAAGGTACTTGGACTCCCAGGACAGGCTGTACCAGTTCCTCACATATGCTG tgaTGTGCTGA